The Oncorhynchus keta strain PuntledgeMale-10-30-2019 chromosome 17, Oket_V2, whole genome shotgun sequence genome has a window encoding:
- the LOC127908295 gene encoding uncharacterized protein LOC127908295 isoform X3: MSPFYPVPLQGPHFIQVPFKVPILSRSPFYPGPLQGPHFIQVPFKVPILSRSPFYPGPLQGPHFIKVPILSRSPFYPGPHFIQVPILSSSPSRSPFYPVPLQGPHFIQVPILSRSPSRSPFYPGPHFIQVPFKVPILSRSPSRSPFYPGPHFIKVPILSRSPSRSPFYPGPHFIQVPFKVPILSRSPSRSPFYPGPHFIKVPILSRSPSRSPFYPGPHFIQVPILSRSPFYPGPHFIQVPILSRSPFYPGPLQGPHFIKVPILSRSPFYPGPHFIQVPFKVPILSRSPFYPGPHATSPVHTDSRPVTMFLFSLSVILHVRHLLLLSPRFQTETQGSQPSVRPQWRHTHTRPRPAVFNSLERAGEVEILSMIGYEKPTDIYS, from the exons ATGTCCCCATTTTATCCAGTTCCCCTTCAAGGTCCCCATTTTATCCAG GTCCCCTTCAAGGTCCCCATTTTATCCAGGTCCCCATTTTATCCAGGTCCCCTTCAAGGTCCCCATTTTATCCAGGTCCCCTTCAAGGTCCCCATTTTATCCAGGTCCCCATTTTATCCAGGTCCCCTTCAAGGTCCCCATTTTATCAAGGTCCCCATTTTATCCAGGTCCCCATTTTATCCAGGTCCCCATTTTATCCAGGTCCCCATTTTATCCAGTTCCCCTTCAAGGTCCCCATTTTATCCAG TTCCCCTTCAAGGTCCCCATTTTATCCAGGTCCCCATTTTATCCAGGTCCCCTTCAAGGTCCCCATTTTATCCAGGTCCCCATTTTATCCAGGTCCCCTTCAAGGTCCCCATTTTATCCAGGTCCCCTTCAAGGTCCCCATTTTATCCAGGTCCCCATTTTATCAAGGTCCCCATTTTATCCAGGTCCCCTTCAAGGTCCCCATTTTATCCAGGTCCCCATTTTATCCAGGTCCCCTTCAAGGTCCCCATTTTATCCAGGTCCCCTTCAAG GTCCCCATTTTATCCAGGTCCCCATTTTATCAAGGTCCCCATTTTATCCAGGTCCCCTTCAAGGTCCCCATTTTATCCAGGTCCCCATTTTATCCAGGTCCCCATTTTATCCAGGTCCCCATTTTATCCAGGTCCCCATTTTATCCAGGTCCCCATTTTATCCAGGTCCCCATTTTATCCAGGTCCCCTTCAAGGTCCCCATTTTATCAAGGTCCCCATTTTATCAAGGTCCCCATTTTATCCAGGTCCCCATTTTATCCAGGTCCCCTTCAAGGTCCCCATTTTATCCAGGTCCCCATTTTATCCAGGTCCCCATGCAACATCTCCAGTTCACACAGATAGCAGGCCTGTGACTATGTTTCTGTTCAGCCTCTCAGTAATACTCCATGTAAGACATTTGCTTCTGCTTTCACCCAGATTCCAAACTGAAACGCAAGGCAGCCAGCCGTCAGTCAGGCCAcaatggagacacacacacacacgtcccagacctgctgttttcaactctctagagagagcaggagaggtagagatactctcaatgatcggctatgaaaagccaactgacatttactcctga
- the LOC127908295 gene encoding tetra-peptide repeat homeobox protein 1-like isoform X1: MSPFYPVPLQGPHFIQVPFKVPILSRSPFYPGPLQGPHFIQVPFKVPILSRSPFYPGPLQGPHFIKVPILSRSPFYPGPHFIQVPILSSSPSRSPFYPGPHFIQFPFKVPILSSSPSRSPFYPGPHFIQFPFKVPILSRSPSRSPFYPGPHFIQVPFKVPILSRSPSRSPFYPGPHFIKVPILSRSPSRSPFYPGPHFIQVPILSRSPFYPGPHFIQVPILSRSPFYPGPLQGPHFIKVPILSRSPFYPGPHFIQVPFKVPILSRSPFYPGPHATSPVHTDSRPVTMFLFSLSVILHVRHLLLLSPRFQTETQGSQPSVRPQWRHTHTRPRPAVFNSLERAGEVEILSMIGYEKPTDIYS, translated from the exons ATGTCCCCATTTTATCCAGTTCCCCTTCAAGGTCCCCATTTTATCCAG GTCCCCTTCAAGGTCCCCATTTTATCCAGGTCCCCATTTTATCCAGGTCCCCTTCAAGGTCCCCATTTTATCCAGGTCCCCTTCAAGGTCCCCATTTTATCCAGGTCCCCATTTTATCCAGGTCCCCTTCAAGGTCCCCATTTTATCAAGGTCCCCATTTTATCCAGGTCCCCATTTTATCCAGGTCCCCATTTTATCCAGGTCCCCATTTTATCCAGTTCCCCTTCAAGGTCCCCATTTTATCCAGGTCCCCATTTTATCCAGTTCCCCTTCAAGGTCCCCATTTTATCCAGTTCCCCTTCAAGGTCCCCATTTTATCCAGGTCCCCATTTTATCCAGTTCCCCTTCAAGGTCCCCATTTTATCCAG GTCCCCTTCAAGGTCCCCATTTTATCCAGGTCCCCATTTTATCCAGGTCCCCTTCAAGGTCCCCATTTTATCCAGGTCCCCTTCAAG GTCCCCATTTTATCCAGGTCCCCATTTTATCAAGGTCCCCATTTTATCCAGGTCCCCTTCAAGGTCCCCATTTTATCCAGGTCCCCATTTTATCCAGGTCCCCATTTTATCCAGGTCCCCATTTTATCCAGGTCCCCATTTTATCCAGGTCCCCATTTTATCCAGGTCCCCATTTTATCCAGGTCCCCTTCAAGGTCCCCATTTTATCAAGGTCCCCATTTTATCAAGGTCCCCATTTTATCCAGGTCCCCATTTTATCCAGGTCCCCTTCAAGGTCCCCATTTTATCCAGGTCCCCATTTTATCCAGGTCCCCATGCAACATCTCCAGTTCACACAGATAGCAGGCCTGTGACTATGTTTCTGTTCAGCCTCTCAGTAATACTCCATGTAAGACATTTGCTTCTGCTTTCACCCAGATTCCAAACTGAAACGCAAGGCAGCCAGCCGTCAGTCAGGCCAcaatggagacacacacacacacgtcccagacctgctgttttcaactctctagagagagcaggagaggtagagatactctcaatgatcggctatgaaaagccaactgacatttactcctga
- the LOC127908295 gene encoding tetra-peptide repeat homeobox protein 1-like isoform X2, whose protein sequence is MSPFYPVPLQGPHFIQVPFKVPILSRSPFYPGPLQGPHFIQVPFKVPILSRSPFYPGPLQGPHFIKVPILSRSPFYPGPHFIQVPILSSSPSRSPFYPGPHFIQFPFKVPILSSSPSRSPFYPGPHFIQVPILSRSPSRSPFYPGPLQGPHFIQVPILSRSPFYPGPLQGPHFIQVPILSRSPSRSPFYPGPLQGPHFIQVPILSRSPFYPGPLQGPHFIQVPILSRSPFYPGPHFIQVPILSRSPFYPGPHFIQVPFKVPILSRSPFYQGPHFIQVPILSRSPSRSPFYPGPHFIQVPMQHLQFTQIAGL, encoded by the exons ATGTCCCCATTTTATCCAGTTCCCCTTCAAGGTCCCCATTTTATCCAG GTCCCCTTCAAGGTCCCCATTTTATCCAGGTCCCCATTTTATCCAGGTCCCCTTCAAGGTCCCCATTTTATCCAGGTCCCCTTCAAGGTCCCCATTTTATCCAGGTCCCCATTTTATCCAGGTCCCCTTCAAGGTCCCCATTTTATCAAGGTCCCCATTTTATCCAGGTCCCCATTTTATCCAGGTCCCCATTTTATCCAGGTCCCCATTTTATCCAGTTCCCCTTCAAGGTCCCCATTTTATCCAGGTCCCCATTTTATCCAGTTCCCCTTCAAGGTCCCCATTTTATCCAGTTCCCCTTCAAGGTCCCCATTTTATCCAG GTCCCCATTTTATCCAGGTCCCCATTTTATCCAGGTCCCCTTCAAGGTCCCCATTTTATCCAGGTCCCCTTCAAGGTCCCCATTTTATCCAGGTCCCCATTTTATCAAGGTCCCCATTTTATCCAGGTCCCCTTCAAGGTCCCCATTTTATCCAGGTCCCCATTTTATCCAGGTCCCCTTCAAGGTCCCCATTTTATCCAGGTCCCCTTCAAG GTCCCCATTTTATCCAGGTCCCCATTTTATCAAGGTCCCCATTTTATCCAGGTCCCCTTCAAGGTCCCCATTTTATCCAGGTCCCCATTTTATCCAGGTCCCCATTTTATCCAGGTCCCCATTTTATCCAGGTCCCCATTTTATCCAGGTCCCCATTTTATCCAGGTCCCCATTTTATCCAGGTCCCCTTCAAGGTCCCCATTTTATCAAGGTCCCCATTTTATCAAGGTCCCCATTTTATCCAGGTCCCCATTTTATCCAGGTCCCCTTCAAGGTCCCCATTTTATCCAGGTCCCCATTTTATCCAGGTCCCCATGCAACATCTCCAGTTCACACAGATAGCAGGCCTGTGA